A genomic stretch from Moraxella nasicaprae includes:
- the rpsN gene encoding 30S ribosomal protein S14, with the protein MAKKSMINRELKREKTVAKYAEKRAKLKAIISDVNASEEERLDAMLALQALPRNASPVRLRNRCGVTGRPHGYFRKFGLSRNMLRLYVMQGDVPGVRKASW; encoded by the coding sequence ATGGCTAAGAAAAGCATGATTAATCGCGAACTAAAACGCGAAAAAACAGTGGCTAAGTATGCCGAAAAGCGTGCTAAGCTAAAAGCTATCATCAGTGATGTAAACGCAAGCGAAGAAGAGCGTCTAGATGCGATGTTGGCATTGCAGGCATTGCCACGCAACGCTTCTCCTGTTCGTCTACGCAATCGCTGTGGCGTGACTGGTCGTCCGCACGGTTATTTCCGTAAGTTCGGTCTATCTCGCAATATGTTGCGTCTATATGTAATGCAAGGCGATGTGCCTGGCGTTCGCAAAGCAAGCTGGTAA
- the rplF gene encoding 50S ribosomal protein L6 gives MSRVAKAPVTLPAGTSVTLNDRQVEVKGKNGSLSLNLHELVELNQADGVVTLSPAKDTKEAWMHTGTVRALINNMVKGVSEGFERRLQLIGVGYRAQVAGNKVNLSLGFSHPIEYTLPEGVSAESPSQTEIVLKSSDKQKLGQAAAKIRSFRPPEPYKGKGVRYSDEVVLRKEAKKK, from the coding sequence ATGTCTCGTGTGGCTAAAGCCCCAGTAACACTACCAGCTGGTACTAGTGTTACTTTGAACGATCGGCAGGTAGAAGTTAAAGGCAAAAACGGTTCTTTGTCTTTAAACCTGCATGAATTGGTCGAGCTAAATCAAGCAGATGGTGTGGTAACACTTTCTCCTGCTAAAGATACAAAAGAAGCGTGGATGCACACTGGTACTGTGCGTGCATTGATTAACAACATGGTTAAAGGTGTTAGCGAAGGCTTTGAGCGTCGTCTACAACTAATCGGTGTTGGTTACCGTGCTCAAGTTGCTGGCAACAAAGTAAATCTAAGCCTTGGTTTCTCTCACCCAATCGAATACACTCTTCCAGAAGGTGTTAGTGCAGAAAGCCCAAGCCAAACTGAAATCGTTTTGAAATCAAGCGATAAGCAAAAACTTGGTCAAGCTGCTGCAAAAATTCGTAGCTTCCGTCCACCAGAGCCTTATAAAGGTAAAGGTGTTCGTTATAGCGATGAAGTTGTTCTTCGTAAAGAAGCTAAGAAAAAGTAA
- the rpsE gene encoding 30S ribosomal protein S5: MAKVEQTDGLVERLVAVDRVAKVVKGGRIFSFTALTVVGDGNGRVGFGRGKAREVPAAIQKALEAAKRNMITVELAGHTLQHPINARHGASKVYMQPASEGTGVIAGGAMRAVLEVAGVQNVLAKCYGSTNAANVVQATFKGLRDMTSPEAIAAKRGKTVEEILG, encoded by the coding sequence ATGGCAAAAGTAGAACAAACAGACGGTTTGGTAGAACGCTTGGTTGCTGTTGATCGTGTTGCAAAAGTGGTCAAAGGTGGTCGTATTTTCTCTTTCACAGCATTGACTGTTGTGGGCGATGGCAATGGCCGTGTTGGCTTTGGTCGTGGCAAAGCTCGTGAAGTGCCTGCTGCTATCCAAAAGGCTCTTGAAGCTGCTAAACGCAATATGATTACTGTTGAGCTTGCAGGTCACACCCTACAACACCCAATCAATGCTCGTCATGGTGCCTCAAAAGTTTATATGCAACCTGCTTCTGAAGGTACAGGTGTTATTGCTGGTGGTGCAATGCGTGCAGTACTTGAAGTTGCTGGTGTTCAAAACGTATTGGCAAAGTGCTATGGTTCAACCAATGCCGCCAACGTAGTACAAGCAACTTTTAAAGGTTTGCGTGACATGACTTCACCAGAAGCAATCGCTGCTAAGCGTGGCAAAACTGTTGAAGAAATTTTGGGCTAA
- the rpsH gene encoding 30S ribosomal protein S8 gives MSMQDPVADMLTRIRNAQSRNKPSVTMPASKLRKSIADLLVAEGYLASAEVSDIENGKKVLTVELKYYQGKGVIEQLKRYSRPGLRQYRGKDELPSVKKGLGVAIISTSKGIMSDRAARAAGIGGEVIALVA, from the coding sequence ATGAGTATGCAAGATCCAGTTGCAGATATGCTAACTCGCATTCGCAACGCACAATCAAGAAATAAGCCATCTGTTACGATGCCAGCTTCTAAGCTACGCAAATCAATCGCTGATTTGTTGGTTGCTGAAGGCTATCTAGCTTCTGCAGAAGTAAGCGACATCGAAAATGGTAAAAAAGTTCTAACTGTAGAACTAAAATACTATCAAGGCAAAGGCGTTATTGAGCAATTGAAGCGTTACAGCCGTCCAGGTCTACGCCAATATCGTGGTAAAGATGAACTTCCAAGCGTGAAAAAAGGCTTGGGTGTTGCAATCATCTCTACCAGCAAGGGTATCATGAGCGATCGTGCTGCTCGTGCGGCAGGCATTGGTGGCGAAGTGATTGCATTGGTTGCTTAA
- the rpmJ gene encoding 50S ribosomal protein L36, with product MKVQASVKKICGSCKIVRRKGKVLVICSSEPRHKQRQG from the coding sequence ATGAAAGTTCAAGCATCTGTAAAAAAAATCTGCGGTAGCTGCAAAATTGTACGCCGCAAAGGCAAGGTTCTAGTAATTTGCAGCTCAGAGCCTCGTCATAAACAGCGTCAAGGTTAA
- the rplE gene encoding 50S ribosomal protein L5, producing MARLKSLYNDKLKQQIKEELGLENVMQVPKITKITLNMGVGGAAQDKKLLEGALADMTAIAGQKPVVTKARKSVAGFKIREEWPIGCKVTLRGEQMYEFLDRLIAIAIPRIRDFRGFSAKAFDGRGNYSLGIKEQIVFPEVDFDKIDRIRGLDITITTTAADDDQGRALLKAFGFPFR from the coding sequence ATGGCAAGATTAAAATCTTTATACAATGACAAGCTAAAACAGCAAATCAAAGAAGAGCTGGGCTTAGAAAATGTCATGCAAGTGCCAAAAATTACCAAAATCACTCTAAACATGGGTGTTGGTGGTGCAGCACAAGATAAAAAATTACTTGAAGGTGCTTTGGCGGATATGACCGCTATTGCAGGTCAAAAACCTGTTGTAACCAAAGCTCGCAAGTCAGTTGCAGGCTTTAAGATTCGTGAAGAATGGCCGATTGGCTGTAAAGTTACTTTGCGTGGCGAACAGATGTACGAATTCCTAGATCGTCTAATTGCCATTGCAATTCCTCGTATTCGTGACTTCCGTGGTTTTTCAGCAAAAGCTTTTGATGGTCGTGGTAACTACTCACTAGGTATCAAAGAGCAAATCGTTTTCCCTGAAGTTGACTTTGATAAGATTGATCGTATTCGTGGCTTGGATATCACCATCACAACGACTGCGGCAGACGATGATCAAGGTCGTGCATTGCTAAAAGCATTTGGCTTCCCATTCAGATAA
- the rpsS gene encoding 30S ribosomal protein S19: MPRSLKKGPFIDAHLFAKVEDALESNSRKPIKTWSRRSMILPQMVGLTISVHNGRTHVPVIVNEQMVGHKLGEFAPTRSYRGHGVDKKSKR; this comes from the coding sequence ATGCCTCGTTCATTGAAAAAAGGTCCATTTATCGATGCGCATTTGTTTGCCAAGGTTGAAGATGCTCTAGAAAGCAACAGCCGCAAACCGATCAAAACTTGGTCTCGTCGCTCGATGATTCTACCACAAATGGTAGGTCTAACCATCTCTGTTCACAATGGTCGTACTCATGTACCTGTGATTGTGAATGAACAAATGGTTGGTCACAAACTAGGTGAATTCGCCCCGACTCGTTCATATCGTGGTCATGGCGTTGATAAGAAGTCTAAGAGATAA
- the rpsK gene encoding 30S ribosomal protein S11, which yields MAKDTRSRKKVARRSVSEGIAHIHASFNNTIVTITDRQGNALAWATSGGQGFRGSRKSTPFAAQVAAEVAGKAAQEAYGVKNLDVLVKGPGPGRESAVRALGALGYKINSISDVTPIPHNGCRPPKKRRV from the coding sequence ATGGCAAAAGACACTCGTAGCCGCAAAAAAGTGGCTCGTCGTTCGGTATCTGAAGGTATCGCCCATATTCATGCGTCTTTTAATAACACCATTGTAACGATTACTGATCGTCAAGGTAATGCATTGGCTTGGGCCACTTCTGGTGGACAAGGCTTCCGTGGTTCACGCAAGTCTACGCCGTTTGCAGCACAGGTTGCTGCTGAAGTTGCTGGTAAAGCAGCACAAGAAGCTTACGGTGTGAAGAATCTTGATGTCTTGGTTAAAGGTCCAGGACCAGGTCGTGAGTCTGCGGTTCGTGCATTAGGTGCATTGGGTTATAAAATTAACAGCATCAGCGATGTCACACCAATTCCACACAACGGCTGCCGCCCACCGAAGAAGCGCCGCGTTTAA
- the rplR gene encoding 50S ribosomal protein L18 translates to MFDKKTARLRRAKKTRAHIRQLGAVRLTVNRTPRHIYAQIISATGGQVLAQASTLDASLRAGATGNIEAAKAVGALIAERAKAAGITKVAFDRSGFKYHGRVKALADAARENGLEF, encoded by the coding sequence ATGTTTGATAAGAAAACAGCTCGTCTGCGTCGTGCAAAAAAGACTCGTGCGCATATCCGTCAGTTGGGTGCCGTTCGTTTGACTGTAAACCGTACTCCACGCCATATCTATGCTCAAATCATCTCTGCAACAGGTGGTCAAGTATTGGCACAAGCTTCTACTTTGGACGCTTCTTTGCGTGCTGGTGCTACTGGTAATATTGAAGCAGCCAAAGCTGTTGGTGCTTTGATTGCTGAGCGTGCAAAAGCAGCTGGTATTACAAAAGTTGCATTTGATCGTAGTGGTTTTAAATATCATGGCCGCGTAAAAGCACTTGCTGATGCTGCTCGTGAGAACGGATTGGAGTTTTAA
- the rpsC gene encoding 30S ribosomal protein S3 translates to MGQKVHPIGIRLGVIKKHNANWYANPKQYSEYLLNDFQVRAFLRKKLEGAMVSHINIERPTGAAKITIHSARPGIIIGKKGEDIESLQKELTKLMGVPAQVNIQEIASPDLDARLVAEGISSQLERRVMFRRAMKRAVQNSMRSGAQGIKVELSGRLGGAEIARTEWYREGRVPLHTLRADIDYASVRAETTYGTIGVKVWIFRGEILDGMNSAYNPVVEDKARAPKRRGRTNRRNTDRG, encoded by the coding sequence ATGGGTCAAAAAGTACATCCAATTGGTATCCGCTTAGGTGTTATCAAAAAGCACAATGCAAATTGGTATGCCAATCCAAAGCAATACTCTGAATATCTATTGAATGACTTCCAAGTTCGTGCATTCCTTCGCAAGAAGCTAGAAGGTGCGATGGTTAGCCATATCAATATTGAACGCCCTACTGGTGCAGCCAAAATCACTATTCATAGTGCTCGTCCTGGCATCATCATTGGTAAAAAAGGCGAAGATATCGAAAGCCTACAAAAAGAACTTACCAAATTGATGGGTGTTCCAGCTCAAGTAAACATTCAAGAAATCGCTTCTCCTGACCTAGATGCTCGTCTGGTTGCAGAAGGTATTTCTAGCCAACTTGAGCGTCGTGTGATGTTCCGTCGTGCGATGAAGCGTGCTGTTCAAAACAGTATGCGTTCAGGTGCACAAGGTATCAAAGTAGAACTATCAGGTCGTTTAGGTGGTGCTGAGATTGCTCGTACAGAATGGTATCGTGAAGGTCGTGTACCTCTACATACTCTTCGTGCTGACATTGATTATGCATCAGTGCGTGCAGAAACCACTTATGGTACTATCGGTGTGAAAGTTTGGATTTTCCGTGGCGAAATCCTTGATGGCATGAACAGTGCTTACAACCCAGTTGTTGAAGATAAAGCTCGTGCACCAAAACGCCGTGGCCGTACAAACCGCCGCAACACAGACAGAGGTTAA
- the rplX gene encoding 50S ribosomal protein L24: protein MAKLRKGDTVVVIAGKDKGKQGTILAVKADRVKVEGINIVTKHQKPNAMLGKEGGIVKQEAFLHISNVAIFNAATQKADRVAYQVNADGKKERIYRSTGEVVATA from the coding sequence ATGGCAAAGTTACGCAAAGGCGACACCGTGGTTGTGATTGCAGGCAAAGACAAAGGCAAGCAAGGCACAATTTTGGCGGTTAAAGCAGACCGTGTAAAAGTTGAAGGTATTAACATTGTTACCAAACACCAAAAACCTAACGCTATGTTGGGCAAAGAGGGTGGTATCGTTAAACAAGAAGCTTTTCTACATATTTCAAATGTTGCAATCTTTAATGCAGCAACCCAAAAAGCAGATCGTGTTGCTTACCAAGTAAACGCAGATGGCAAAAAAGAGCGCATCTACCGTTCTACTGGTGAAGTAGTGGCGACTGCATAA
- the rplV gene encoding 50S ribosomal protein L22 yields MEVTAKLRGAAISAQKVRLVADEVRGKSIERALDILTFSNKKGAKLVKKCLQSAIANAEHNNGLDIDKLRVSTIYVDEGITLKRIMPRAKGRADRISKRTCHITVKVGE; encoded by the coding sequence ATGGAAGTAACTGCAAAATTGCGTGGTGCCGCCATTTCGGCACAAAAAGTGAGATTGGTTGCGGACGAAGTTCGTGGTAAGTCAATCGAGCGTGCTTTGGACATTCTAACTTTTAGCAACAAAAAAGGTGCTAAACTGGTTAAGAAATGCCTACAATCAGCGATTGCTAACGCTGAGCATAACAACGGTCTTGACATCGATAAATTGCGTGTCTCTACCATTTATGTTGATGAAGGTATTACTTTGAAGCGTATTATGCCCCGTGCCAAGGGTCGTGCTGACCGTATCAGCAAACGCACTTGCCATATCACTGTTAAAGTAGGGGAATAA
- the rplW gene encoding 50S ribosomal protein L23 codes for MSNARLYQVLKAPVFSEKSQRLGDSLGVQVFKVDTNATKREIKQAVELMFEGVEVVKVNTLNIKGKTRRFGRVVGKRNDIKKAYVTLKAGSDVQIGAGEDTSETATNE; via the coding sequence ATGAGCAACGCAAGACTATATCAGGTACTAAAAGCACCTGTATTTTCAGAAAAATCTCAAAGACTGGGCGATTCACTTGGTGTTCAGGTTTTCAAAGTTGATACCAATGCTACCAAGCGTGAAATCAAACAAGCGGTTGAACTAATGTTCGAAGGTGTTGAAGTTGTAAAAGTAAACACACTGAACATCAAAGGCAAAACCAGACGCTTTGGTCGTGTTGTTGGTAAACGCAATGACATCAAAAAAGCGTATGTTACTCTAAAAGCTGGTTCAGACGTACAAATCGGTGCTGGTGAAGACACTAGCGAAACAGCGACTAACGAATAA
- the rpsQ gene encoding 30S ribosomal protein S17, translating to MSENTQTQEVGVVTGKVVSNKMDKSIVVLVERQIRHPMYGKQVRRSTKLKAHDENNVCQEGDIVRIKETRPFSKTKTWALVDVVEAAVKI from the coding sequence ATGAGCGAGAACACCCAAACTCAAGAAGTTGGCGTGGTAACTGGCAAAGTAGTCAGCAACAAGATGGACAAGTCTATCGTTGTGCTGGTGGAACGCCAAATTCGTCACCCAATGTATGGTAAACAAGTTCGTCGTTCTACCAAACTAAAAGCTCATGACGAGAATAATGTTTGTCAAGAAGGCGATATCGTACGCATCAAAGAAACCCGTCCATTCTCAAAGACCAAAACTTGGGCTTTGGTAGATGTGGTTGAAGCTGCGGTAAAAATTTAA
- the rpsM gene encoding 30S ribosomal protein S13, translated as MARIAGVNIPDNKHAVISLTYIFGIGRTTAKKILATVGIAETTKIGQLDDSQLDAVRAEVANYTVEGDLRREVSMNIKRLVDLGCYRGLRHRRGLPVNGQRTKTNARTRKGPRKAIKK; from the coding sequence ATGGCTCGTATTGCCGGTGTAAACATTCCGGACAACAAACACGCTGTGATTTCGCTAACTTATATTTTTGGTATCGGTCGTACCACTGCTAAGAAAATCTTAGCAACTGTTGGTATCGCCGAAACTACCAAAATTGGTCAGTTAGATGATTCACAACTGGATGCTGTTCGTGCAGAAGTTGCAAACTACACTGTTGAAGGTGACCTTCGTCGTGAAGTTTCAATGAACATTAAGCGTTTGGTAGATTTGGGTTGCTATCGCGGTCTTCGTCACCGTCGTGGTCTGCCTGTTAATGGCCAACGCACTAAAACTAACGCGCGTACCCGTAAAGGTCCACGCAAAGCAATTAAAAAGTAA
- the rplP gene encoding 50S ribosomal protein L16 yields MLQPKRTKFRKMHKGRNTGLAQRGNTVAFGEIGLKSTGRGRMTARQIEAARRTITRRIKRGGKIWIRVFPDKPITEKPLEVRMGKGKGPVEYWVAEIKPGKMLYEIQGVSEELAREALTLAAAKLPFKTTIVKRTIM; encoded by the coding sequence ATGTTACAACCAAAAAGAACGAAGTTTCGCAAAATGCACAAAGGGCGTAACACAGGTCTTGCCCAGCGTGGTAACACAGTTGCTTTTGGCGAAATCGGTCTAAAATCAACTGGTCGTGGTCGTATGACTGCTCGTCAAATCGAAGCTGCTCGTCGTACCATTACTCGTCGCATTAAGCGTGGCGGTAAAATCTGGATTCGTGTATTCCCAGACAAACCAATTACCGAAAAACCATTGGAAGTTCGTATGGGTAAAGGTAAAGGTCCTGTTGAGTACTGGGTAGCCGAAATCAAGCCAGGCAAAATGCTGTATGAAATCCAAGGTGTTAGCGAAGAGCTAGCTCGTGAAGCATTAACGCTAGCGGCAGCCAAGCTACCATTTAAGACCACCATTGTTAAACGGACGATTATGTAA
- the rpmD gene encoding 50S ribosomal protein L30, which translates to MKKMKVTQVKSSAHRLASHKACLKGLGLRRIGHTVEVEDTPSTRGMVNRVIYMVKVEEA; encoded by the coding sequence ATGAAAAAAATGAAAGTTACTCAAGTAAAATCGAGTGCCCATCGTTTGGCAAGCCATAAAGCTTGTCTAAAAGGTTTGGGACTGCGTCGTATTGGTCATACTGTCGAAGTTGAAGATACTCCATCAACTCGTGGCATGGTCAATCGTGTTATCTACATGGTTAAAGTGGAGGAAGCGTAA
- the rpmC gene encoding 50S ribosomal protein L29, with the protein MKTNELREKSVEELAQLLDEKQLDAFRLRMAKATGQLANTHEIKANRRTIAKILTLINEKQRGDA; encoded by the coding sequence ATGAAAACCAACGAATTACGCGAAAAATCAGTAGAAGAGTTGGCTCAATTGCTTGACGAAAAGCAACTTGATGCATTTCGTCTGCGTATGGCAAAAGCCACGGGTCAGCTAGCTAATACTCATGAAATCAAAGCCAATCGTCGTACGATTGCTAAGATTTTGACTCTGATTAACGAAAAACAAAGAGGTGACGCATGA
- the rplB gene encoding 50S ribosomal protein L2, with the protein MPIVKAKPTSPGRRFVEKVVHPHLYKGRPYAPLVESKAKTGGRNNNGRITTRHIGGGHKQHYRLIDFKRNKDGIPAVVERIEYDPNRTAHIALLKYADGERRYIIAPKKLSVGDQVQSGEAAPIRPGNCLPLKNIPVGTVIHNIELKIGKGAQIARSAGAAVQLLGRDGAYVIVRLRSGETRRIHANCRAVIGEVSNTENNLKSLGKAGAARWRGVRPTVRGTAMNPIDHPHGGGEGRNFGKHPTSPWGQKAKGLKTRSNKRTDSMIIRRRRAKK; encoded by the coding sequence ATGCCTATCGTAAAAGCAAAACCTACATCACCAGGTCGCCGCTTTGTTGAAAAAGTAGTGCATCCACACCTTTATAAAGGTCGTCCTTATGCACCGCTTGTTGAATCAAAAGCAAAAACTGGTGGTCGTAACAACAATGGCCGTATCACTACCCGTCACATCGGTGGTGGTCACAAGCAACACTATCGTCTAATTGACTTCAAACGCAACAAAGACGGTATCCCAGCAGTTGTTGAGCGTATTGAATACGATCCAAACCGTACTGCACACATCGCACTATTGAAGTATGCTGATGGTGAGCGTCGCTACATCATCGCTCCTAAGAAATTGAGCGTTGGCGACCAAGTACAATCAGGTGAAGCAGCTCCAATCCGTCCAGGTAACTGCTTGCCACTAAAAAATATCCCTGTTGGTACAGTGATTCACAACATTGAACTAAAAATCGGCAAAGGTGCTCAAATTGCTCGTTCAGCTGGTGCAGCGGTTCAATTGTTAGGTCGTGATGGTGCTTATGTCATCGTTCGCTTGCGTTCAGGTGAAACTCGCCGTATCCACGCAAATTGCCGTGCGGTTATCGGTGAAGTATCAAATACTGAAAACAACCTAAAATCACTTGGTAAAGCAGGTGCAGCACGCTGGCGTGGTGTTCGTCCTACCGTTCGTGGTACTGCGATGAACCCGATTGACCACCCACACGGTGGTGGTGAAGGCCGTAACTTCGGTAAACACCCAACCAGCCCATGGGGTCAGAAAGCTAAGGGTCTTAAGACTCGTTCTAATAAGCGTACTGACAGTATGATCATCCGTCGCCGTCGTGCCAAGAAATAA
- the rplO gene encoding 50S ribosomal protein L15 codes for MGLKLNELAPALGAKKKALRRGRGIGSGIGKTGGRGIKGQTSRSGSSIPAGFEGGQMPIYRRLPKFGFTSKIAMTTAEVRLSELNKIEGDVVSVETLKAANIIRGDMKRARVILSGELTRALTFKGVKVTKGAKQAIEAAGGSVEE; via the coding sequence ATGGGTCTTAAACTAAACGAACTAGCTCCAGCATTAGGTGCTAAGAAAAAAGCTCTACGCCGTGGTCGTGGTATTGGTTCAGGCATTGGTAAAACTGGTGGTCGTGGTATCAAGGGTCAGACTTCTCGTTCTGGTTCTAGCATTCCAGCAGGTTTTGAAGGCGGTCAAATGCCTATCTACCGTCGCCTACCAAAATTCGGCTTCACTTCAAAAATTGCCATGACAACAGCAGAAGTGCGTTTGTCTGAATTGAACAAAATTGAAGGCGATGTGGTCAGTGTTGAAACTTTGAAAGCTGCAAATATCATTCGTGGCGATATGAAGCGTGCTCGTGTCATTTTGTCAGGCGAATTAACTCGTGCATTGACTTTCAAAGGTGTAAAAGTTACCAAAGGTGCAAAACAAGCAATCGAAGCTGCTGGTGGTAGCGTCGAGGAGTAA
- the secY gene encoding preprotein translocase subunit SecY, whose translation MAKQSTTSGIPLNPLAFIKKYDELWNRLLFLLGALIVYRLGSHIPVPGMNPIELANFFQRNSNTFLGMFNLFSGGALERMSIMALGIMPYISASIVVQMMSTIVPSLEALKKEGESGRRQLSKYTRQGALALAFVQAVGMSTGLLAGGLTVTTGLGFYIPAVTSLVAGAMFLMWLGEQITERGIGNGISILILASILAGAPGMIGTALSQGTNLIVMFLFAVLALAVIAGIVYIERAQRKVPVNYAQKQQQGRKIYAQQQSHLPLKLNMAGVIPAIFASSLLLLPASLGQWTSGNANPTTTQEILQNISLVLHPGEPLYLLLFGVMIIFFCYFYTALMFNPNEVAENLKRSGAYIPGIRPGQQTKRYLDFVLNRLTFIGAIYMTVICVLPMTINPAFSSGASLLIMVVVLMDFIAQIQAHLMTHQYHDQTLIKSSTH comes from the coding sequence ATGGCAAAACAGTCAACGACTTCAGGTATTCCATTGAATCCTTTGGCTTTCATCAAAAAATATGATGAGCTATGGAATCGTCTTTTGTTTTTATTGGGAGCGTTGATTGTTTACCGTCTAGGTTCTCATATTCCTGTACCAGGAATGAATCCAATTGAACTGGCGAATTTCTTCCAAAGAAATAGCAATACCTTTTTGGGTATGTTTAACCTATTTTCTGGTGGGGCTTTAGAAAGAATGTCAATCATGGCATTGGGTATTATGCCTTACATTTCTGCATCTATTGTTGTGCAGATGATGTCTACGATTGTACCATCTTTAGAAGCTCTCAAAAAAGAAGGTGAGTCAGGACGCAGACAGCTTAGTAAATACACTCGTCAAGGTGCATTGGCATTGGCTTTTGTTCAAGCGGTTGGTATGTCTACTGGTCTATTGGCTGGGGGATTGACCGTTACGACTGGATTGGGGTTTTATATTCCAGCAGTGACCTCGCTGGTTGCTGGTGCAATGTTTTTGATGTGGCTTGGTGAGCAAATCACTGAGCGTGGCATTGGCAATGGTATTTCCATTCTTATTTTGGCAAGTATTCTTGCTGGTGCTCCAGGCATGATTGGCACAGCTTTATCACAAGGCACAAATTTGATTGTGATGTTCTTGTTTGCTGTATTGGCGTTAGCTGTTATTGCAGGCATTGTTTATATCGAACGAGCTCAGCGTAAAGTGCCAGTAAATTATGCTCAAAAACAACAACAAGGTCGCAAAATTTATGCACAACAACAATCTCATTTGCCATTAAAACTGAATATGGCAGGTGTAATTCCGGCAATTTTTGCCAGTTCTTTATTGTTGTTGCCAGCCAGTTTGGGTCAGTGGACAAGTGGTAATGCAAACCCAACCACAACCCAAGAGATTTTGCAAAACATATCCCTTGTTTTGCATCCAGGCGAACCTCTGTATTTGCTACTATTTGGCGTGATGATTATCTTTTTCTGTTATTTTTATACAGCATTGATGTTCAATCCTAATGAAGTGGCAGAAAATTTGAAGCGTAGCGGTGCCTATATCCCAGGTATTCGTCCAGGTCAGCAAACGAAGCGTTATTTGGATTTTGTTTTAAACCGTTTGACTTTTATTGGTGCGATTTATATGACCGTCATTTGCGTTTTGCCAATGACCATCAATCCAGCATTTAGTAGCGGTGCATCTTTATTGATTATGGTGGTAGTCTTGATGGACTTCATTGCTCAAATTCAAGCCCATTTGATGACACATCAATACCATGATCAGACTTTAATCAAATCATCAACTCATTGA
- the rplN gene encoding 50S ribosomal protein L14 — MIQTETMLEVADNSGARRVQCIKVLGGSHRRYASVGDIIKVTVKEAIPRGRVKKGDVMNAVVVRTKKGVRRPDGSVLRFDDNAAVLLNNNKAPIATRIFGPVTRELRGEQFMKIVSLAPEVL; from the coding sequence ATGATTCAGACTGAAACAATGCTGGAAGTTGCAGATAACAGTGGTGCAAGACGCGTTCAGTGTATCAAAGTGCTGGGTGGCTCGCATCGTCGTTATGCATCAGTTGGCGATATTATCAAGGTAACGGTAAAAGAAGCAATTCCCCGTGGCCGTGTTAAGAAAGGCGACGTGATGAATGCTGTGGTCGTACGTACCAAAAAAGGCGTACGCCGTCCAGACGGTTCTGTATTGCGTTTTGATGACAATGCTGCTGTGTTGCTTAACAACAACAAAGCACCGATTGCAACTCGTATTTTTGGACCGGTAACTCGTGAGTTGCGTGGCGAACAATTTATGAAAATTGTTTCCCTAGCTCCCGAAGTATTGTAA